One genomic region from Pseudomonas hormoni encodes:
- a CDS encoding MFS transporter — MSQELRLIRRITLKLIPFLILLYLIAYVDRSAVGFAKLHMGADIGIGDAAYGLGAGLFFIGYFLLEIPSNLMLERFGARRWFARIMVTWGAITIGMAFVQGPHSFYVMRFLLGAAEAGFFPGVLYYITQWFPVRHRGKILGLFILSQPIAMLITGPVSGGLLGMDGILGLHGWQWLFIVIGTPAILLTWPVLRWLPDGPQQVKWMDQPEKDWLAGELKKDLEAYGQTRHGNPLHALKDKRVLLLALFYLPVTLSIYGLGLWLPTLIKQFGGTDLVTGFVSSVPYIFGIIGLLIIPRSSDRLNDRYGHLAVLYVLGAIGLFLSAWLTVPVLQLAALCLVAFALFSCTAVFWTLPGRFFAGASAAAGIALINSVGNLGGYIGPFVIGALKEYTGNLASGLYFLSAVMVFGLVLTGVVYRLLERKHVLPTDQFAASARGASRT; from the coding sequence ATGAGCCAGGAACTGCGGCTTATACGTCGCATCACGCTGAAACTGATTCCCTTCCTGATCCTGCTGTACCTGATCGCCTATGTGGATCGCTCCGCCGTAGGCTTCGCCAAGCTGCACATGGGCGCCGACATCGGTATCGGCGACGCGGCTTACGGCCTCGGTGCCGGACTGTTCTTCATTGGTTACTTCCTGCTGGAAATCCCCAGCAACCTGATGCTCGAACGCTTCGGCGCGCGGCGCTGGTTCGCGCGGATCATGGTCACCTGGGGCGCCATCACCATCGGCATGGCGTTCGTGCAGGGGCCGCACAGTTTTTACGTGATGCGCTTCCTGCTGGGTGCCGCCGAAGCCGGGTTCTTCCCGGGCGTTCTGTACTACATCACCCAATGGTTCCCGGTTCGCCATCGCGGCAAGATCCTCGGCTTGTTCATCCTTTCCCAACCGATCGCCATGCTGATCACTGGCCCGGTGTCTGGCGGCTTGCTGGGTATGGACGGCATTCTTGGTCTGCATGGCTGGCAGTGGCTGTTCATCGTCATCGGCACCCCGGCGATTCTGCTGACCTGGCCGGTGCTGCGTTGGCTGCCGGATGGTCCGCAACAGGTGAAATGGATGGATCAGCCCGAGAAAGACTGGCTGGCCGGCGAGTTGAAAAAAGACCTGGAAGCGTACGGCCAGACCCGACATGGCAATCCGTTGCATGCGCTCAAAGACAAACGCGTATTGCTGCTGGCGCTGTTTTATCTGCCGGTGACCCTGAGCATTTATGGCTTGGGTCTGTGGCTGCCGACCTTAATCAAACAGTTCGGCGGCACCGACCTGGTCACCGGTTTCGTGTCATCGGTGCCGTACATTTTCGGGATCATCGGCTTGCTGATCATTCCGCGCAGTTCCGACCGCTTGAATGATCGCTATGGCCACCTGGCGGTGCTGTATGTGCTGGGTGCCATCGGCCTGTTCCTCAGCGCCTGGCTGACGGTGCCGGTGCTGCAACTGGCGGCGTTGTGCCTGGTGGCGTTCGCGCTGTTCTCCTGCACGGCGGTGTTCTGGACCTTGCCCGGCCGTTTCTTCGCCGGCGCCAGCGCAGCGGCGGGGATTGCACTGATCAACTCGGTGGGCAACCTCGGCGGCTACATCGGTCCGTTCGTGATTGGTGCGTTGAAGGAATACACCGGGAACCTGGCTTCGGGGTTGTATTTCCTTTCGGCGGTGATGGTGTTCGGGTTGGTGTTGACCGGCGTGGTTTATCGGTTGCTTGAGCGCAAGCATGTGCTGCCGACCGATCAGTTTGCCGCGAGTGCGCGTGGCGCATCCCGCACCTGA
- the araD1 gene encoding AraD1 family protein has protein sequence MRLVQFELINGERRVGVVEDGLVREVQDARTVRDLALAAIEAGVNLEQQVQTLGLGISHDYAELLAKLRILPPLDHPDPAHMLVSGTGLTHLGSASARDKMHQQAGDEAAMTDTMRIFKWGVEGGKPAAGQAGVQPEWFYKGDGSIVVRPGHPFPLPPFAEDAGEEPELSGLYVIGHDGKPYRLGFAVGNEFSDHVMERKNYLYLAHSKLRSCSYGPELRVGELPEHLAGTSRILRNGEVLWQNEFLSGEANMCHSLANLEYHHFKYSQFLRPGDVHIHFFGTATLSFADGIRTQPGDVFEISQAEFGAPLINGIAPVDAVFEPGTIGTL, from the coding sequence ATGCGTCTGGTTCAGTTTGAATTGATTAACGGCGAGCGCCGGGTTGGCGTGGTCGAGGACGGTCTGGTCCGTGAGGTACAGGATGCGCGCACGGTGCGCGATCTGGCACTGGCGGCGATCGAGGCGGGCGTCAATCTTGAGCAACAGGTGCAAACCCTGGGCCTGGGCATCAGCCATGACTATGCAGAACTGCTGGCCAAACTGCGCATCCTGCCACCGCTTGACCATCCGGACCCGGCGCACATGCTGGTCAGCGGTACCGGCCTTACCCATTTGGGCAGCGCCTCGGCGCGGGACAAGATGCATCAGCAGGCCGGCGACGAAGCGGCGATGACCGACACCATGCGCATTTTCAAGTGGGGCGTGGAGGGTGGCAAACCGGCAGCGGGGCAGGCCGGCGTACAGCCAGAATGGTTCTATAAAGGTGACGGCAGCATCGTCGTGCGCCCCGGCCATCCGTTCCCGCTGCCGCCCTTTGCCGAAGACGCCGGCGAAGAGCCCGAGCTCAGCGGTCTCTACGTCATCGGCCACGACGGCAAGCCGTACCGCCTCGGTTTTGCGGTGGGCAACGAGTTCTCCGACCACGTCATGGAACGCAAGAATTACCTGTACCTGGCCCACTCGAAATTGCGCAGTTGCAGTTATGGCCCGGAACTTCGGGTCGGTGAACTGCCGGAGCATCTGGCCGGCACCAGCCGCATTTTGCGTAACGGCGAAGTGCTGTGGCAGAACGAGTTTCTCAGCGGCGAGGCCAACATGTGCCACAGCCTCGCGAACCTCGAATACCACCATTTCAAATACAGCCAGTTCCTGCGTCCGGGAGACGTGCACATTCACTTCTTCGGCACCGCGACCCTGTCCTTTGCCGACGGCATCCGCACCCAACCGGGTGACGTGTTCGAGATCAGTCAGGCCGAGTTCGGTGCACCGTTGATCAACGGTATTGCACCGGTCGACGCGGTGTTCGAACCCGGCACCATCGGCACTCTTTAA
- a CDS encoding aldehyde dehydrogenase (NADP(+)): MTRIFGHNYIGGQRSAAGTVKLQSVDASTGEALPHDFFQATPEEVDAAAKAAAAAYPAYRKLSAERRAQFLDAIADELDALGDEFVAVVCRETALPAARIQGERGRTSGQMRLFAKVLRRGDFYGARIDLALPDRKPLPRPDLRQYRIGLGPVAVFGASNFPLAFSTAGGDTASALAAGCPVVFKAHSGHMATAEQVADAIILAAEKTGMPAGVFNMIYGGGVGEALVKHPAIQAVGFTGSLKGGRALCDMAAARPQPIPVFAEMSSINPVIVLPQALEARAETVARDLTASVVQGCGQFCTNPGLVIGIRSTQFSAFMQQVAGLINDQPAQTMLNAGTLSSYGKGLQKLLAHPGVTHLAGHPQQGNQARPQLFKADVSLLIEGDEVLQEEVFGPTTVFVEVADQEQLSAALNGLHGQLTATIIGESADFEQFGELTALLEQKVGRILLNGYPTGVEVCDSMVHGGPYPATSDARGTSVGTLAIDRFLRPVCFQNYPDSLLPDALKNGNPLRIQRLVDGQSSHDTL, from the coding sequence ATGACCCGGATTTTTGGTCACAACTACATCGGCGGCCAGCGTAGTGCGGCCGGCACCGTCAAACTTCAGAGCGTCGACGCCAGCACTGGCGAAGCGTTGCCGCACGATTTCTTCCAGGCCACACCTGAAGAGGTCGATGCCGCTGCCAAGGCTGCCGCTGCCGCCTACCCGGCCTATCGCAAGCTCAGCGCCGAGCGCCGTGCGCAATTTCTCGATGCGATTGCCGATGAGCTGGACGCGTTGGGCGATGAATTTGTCGCCGTGGTTTGCCGCGAAACCGCGTTGCCCGCCGCACGCATTCAAGGCGAACGCGGTCGCACCAGCGGCCAGATGCGCCTGTTCGCCAAGGTCCTGCGTCGCGGTGATTTCTATGGCGCGCGGATTGATCTGGCGCTGCCGGATCGCAAGCCGTTGCCCCGTCCGGACCTGCGTCAGTACCGCATCGGCCTCGGCCCGGTTGCCGTGTTTGGCGCGAGCAATTTCCCCCTGGCATTTTCCACCGCCGGCGGCGACACCGCCTCAGCCTTGGCCGCCGGTTGCCCGGTAGTGTTCAAGGCCCACAGCGGTCACATGGCGACGGCCGAGCAGGTTGCCGATGCGATCATTCTAGCCGCCGAAAAAACCGGCATGCCGGCGGGTGTGTTCAACATGATCTACGGCGGCGGGGTCGGTGAAGCGCTGGTCAAGCATCCGGCGATCCAGGCAGTCGGTTTTACCGGATCACTCAAGGGCGGCCGAGCGTTGTGCGACATGGCCGCAGCCCGTCCGCAGCCGATTCCGGTGTTCGCCGAGATGTCGAGCATCAACCCGGTGATCGTGTTGCCGCAGGCGCTTGAAGCCCGGGCTGAAACCGTCGCCCGTGACCTGACGGCTTCGGTGGTCCAAGGCTGTGGCCAGTTCTGCACCAACCCCGGCCTGGTGATTGGCATTCGCTCGACGCAGTTCAGTGCATTCATGCAACAGGTTGCGGGGTTGATCAACGATCAGCCGGCGCAAACCATGCTCAATGCCGGTACCTTGAGCAGTTATGGCAAAGGTCTGCAAAAACTTCTCGCGCATCCGGGTGTGACGCACCTGGCGGGTCATCCGCAGCAAGGGAATCAGGCCCGGCCGCAGTTGTTCAAGGCGGATGTCAGCCTGTTGATCGAAGGCGATGAAGTCCTGCAGGAAGAAGTATTCGGCCCGACCACGGTGTTCGTCGAAGTGGCGGATCAGGAGCAACTCAGCGCCGCGTTGAATGGGCTGCACGGGCAACTGACAGCGACGATCATTGGCGAATCAGCCGACTTCGAACAGTTCGGTGAACTGACAGCGTTGCTGGAACAGAAGGTCGGACGGATCCTGCTCAACGGCTATCCGACTGGCGTGGAAGTCTGCGATTCGATGGTTCACGGCGGCCCGTACCCGGCGACGTCCGATGCGCGTGGCACGTCGGTGGGCACGCTGGCGATTGACCGGTTCCTGCGGCCGGTGTGCTTCCAGAACTATCCGGATAGCTTGCTGCCGGACGCGTTGAAGAACGGCAATCCTCTGCGCATACAGCGGTTGGTGGATGGTCAGAGTTCGCATGACACCCTCTAA
- a CDS encoding DUF5629 family protein, which translates to MTAATDTLLYTLEHCDMVEIDGLHAFEFSLDEDDNLHIECMDGRAAKHWEFTPEQVKAATFDPTLQSWLITGDTGEHRLVCLTAIGGHDDEDDLNEDA; encoded by the coding sequence ATGACTGCCGCAACCGACACCCTGCTCTACACCCTCGAACACTGCGACATGGTGGAAATCGACGGGCTGCATGCCTTTGAATTCTCCCTCGATGAAGACGACAACCTGCACATCGAATGCATGGACGGCCGTGCGGCAAAACACTGGGAGTTCACCCCGGAGCAGGTTAAGGCAGCGACTTTCGATCCGACCCTGCAAAGCTGGTTGATCACTGGTGATACCGGCGAGCACCGACTGGTATGTCTGACCGCCATCGGCGGGCATGACGACGAGGATGATCTGAATGAGGATGCGTAA
- a CDS encoding lactonase family protein, which yields MRNLWPLLMAGSVGAMGVQAAPVEHYQLLVGSYTAGQSQGIYRLNFDSANGQIDAKPVQVVKSENPSWLTLSKDQRHLFVVNENGPGQKDPVGRVSSYAIDPKTHELSLISQVQSLGNEPTHSSLSGDASHLFVSNYSVAEDPGGTLAVLPVNADGKLKTVVQMSSHPSSRVNPERQMSAHVHSTVSSPDGKFVFSNDLGADKIFVYRFDPKANPDLPLTAATPASVQLPPGSGPRHLLFSADGKHAWLTMEMSAQVAVFDYRNGTLEQTQMVDLAAGQPTSDKAAAALHASKDGKFLYVSNRGTANQLLVFAIDPATGHLKELQRRSVEGDHPREFSLDPSGKFVLIANQKSNQIIVVERDTQSGLLGKTVQKLPMDAPSDLKFLVRQ from the coding sequence ATGCGTAATCTCTGGCCACTGTTGATGGCTGGCAGTGTTGGCGCCATGGGCGTTCAGGCTGCGCCGGTCGAGCATTATCAGTTGCTGGTGGGGTCGTATACCGCCGGCCAGAGCCAGGGCATTTACCGCCTGAATTTCGACAGCGCCAACGGGCAGATCGACGCCAAACCCGTGCAAGTGGTCAAGAGTGAAAACCCGTCCTGGCTGACCCTGTCCAAGGATCAGCGCCACCTGTTCGTGGTCAACGAAAACGGCCCGGGACAGAAAGACCCGGTCGGGCGCGTCAGCAGTTATGCGATCGATCCCAAGACCCATGAATTGAGCCTGATCAGCCAGGTGCAGAGCCTGGGCAATGAGCCGACCCATTCGAGCCTCAGCGGCGATGCCAGCCATTTGTTCGTCAGCAACTACTCGGTGGCTGAAGATCCGGGCGGCACGTTGGCGGTATTGCCGGTGAACGCCGATGGCAAGCTCAAAACTGTCGTGCAGATGAGCAGTCATCCGTCCAGCCGGGTCAATCCCGAGCGGCAGATGTCGGCGCATGTGCATTCGACAGTGTCCTCGCCAGACGGCAAATTTGTGTTCTCCAATGACCTTGGCGCGGACAAGATCTTTGTCTACCGCTTCGATCCCAAGGCCAATCCGGATCTGCCATTAACGGCCGCGACACCGGCTTCGGTCCAGTTGCCGCCCGGCAGCGGCCCCCGGCATTTGCTGTTCAGCGCGGACGGCAAGCATGCCTGGCTGACCATGGAAATGAGTGCGCAGGTCGCCGTGTTCGATTACCGGAACGGCACGCTTGAGCAAACACAAATGGTCGATTTGGCAGCCGGGCAACCGACGTCGGACAAGGCGGCCGCGGCGTTGCATGCCTCAAAGGATGGCAAGTTCCTTTATGTCAGCAATCGCGGAACGGCCAATCAGCTGCTGGTATTCGCCATCGACCCAGCCACCGGCCACCTCAAGGAGCTGCAACGCCGTTCGGTGGAAGGTGATCACCCCCGCGAGTTCAGCCTCGACCCGAGTGGCAAGTTCGTGCTGATCGCCAATCAGAAGAGCAACCAGATTATCGTCGTTGAACGCGATACCCAGAGCGGTCTGCTGGGTAAAACCGTGCAGAAACTGCCGATGGATGCTCCAAGCGACCTCAAGTTCCTGGTGCGTCAATAG
- a CDS encoding glutathione S-transferase, protein MNTLYSFRRCPYAMRARMALRYSGVAVNIVEVSLKAKPAEMLALSSKGTVPVLSVNVEVIDESLSIMRWALAQHDPQDWLLKGDPAAQVQITALIEENDQAFKVHLNRYKYAERYPEQPMEFYRAEGEVFLRRLDGLLEGRDYLLAEHPSLADVALMPFIRQFAHVNREWFGQTPYVRLQAWLQRFLESDLFTAIMVK, encoded by the coding sequence ATGAATACGCTGTACTCATTCCGCCGCTGCCCGTACGCCATGCGGGCACGCATGGCCCTGCGTTACTCGGGGGTTGCGGTGAACATCGTCGAAGTCAGCCTGAAGGCCAAGCCTGCCGAGATGCTCGCGCTGTCGAGCAAAGGCACGGTGCCGGTGCTGAGTGTGAACGTTGAAGTGATCGATGAAAGCCTGTCGATCATGCGCTGGGCGCTGGCGCAGCACGATCCGCAGGATTGGTTGCTCAAGGGTGATCCTGCGGCGCAAGTGCAGATCACTGCTCTGATCGAAGAGAACGATCAGGCGTTCAAGGTGCATTTGAATCGCTACAAGTACGCCGAGCGTTATCCCGAGCAGCCGATGGAGTTTTATCGCGCTGAGGGCGAGGTGTTCTTGCGCAGGCTTGATGGGTTGCTGGAGGGGCGCGATTACTTGTTGGCGGAGCATCCGAGCCTGGCGGATGTGGCGTTGATGCCGTTTATTCGGCAATTCGCGCATGTCAATCGCGAGTGGTTTGGACAGACGCCTTACGTGCGGTTGCAAGCTTGGTTGCAGCGGTTTCTGGAGTCAGACCTGTTCACCGCAATTATGGTCAAGTAG
- a CDS encoding AAA family ATPase yields the protein MKILAIRLKNLASLAGPFEIDFTAEPLASAGLFAITGPTGAGKSTLLDALCLALFGAVPRLSNAQVSAKAPDADGEISTGDPRTLLRRGTGEGYAEVDFVGIDGRRYRARWEANRAREKAGGKLQHSRQSLRDIDLDQLLASQKVEFKIQLETVLGLNFEQFTRAVLLAQSEFSAFLKANDNERSELLEKLTDTALYTRLGRRAFDKTKEARETHKLLQDQATGVTPLSPEARAELDERFNEAQQQLKSQQAQLKQLELQHTWLKELRQLQDEQLSATEQLTSAQQDWQSLAGERLKLTRLEHLAPQRHQFARQTELSARLTPLAEQIQQHTRQEQELQTRQTQLEHSLSEAQTALVEAQSQHTSSAPLLRQAFEAQSTLARLIKDTGLSADLKQQAELACSEGQQTIQGLLDQQNRVAERLQRIAAELEQSTHLAPLSDAWNAYRDRLQQLMLIGNRLNKGQAELASLEQNATRAAEEWAAQKQNLEVLYKEAGAEPEAVAEQIQLLGNLLQDNRKQLRSFEELTRLWASQQELDKRISELQQRQTVAQQERDRLTQDGVKTKNELTVAEQTLTVTRELLERQRLARSASVEELREQLQDDQPCPVCGSPDHPYHQPEALLQSLGRHDESEQANAQKAVDLLKEKLTDLRTEVGGVIAQQKELLQQQEQLVAQQQSLTPSLDAHPLSAQLFTQDSAKRDAWLNQQNSQLNQSITQDEQRQTALLTLQQDAARLQQQLRSAETASLQATQHLANQQRELNNDRQRLDEELTAFSTLLPADTLDALRNEPAATFMQLDRQIAQRLEQLDQQRDELSEQQQRQQTLEKEQVRQLTRVQQLEAAQQQFATLAEQQQACQQQLTHLLGSHSSADQWQQQLNQAVEQARNAETAANQELQSVRTRLVQLAAELKAQQDRLIALETENHELNTKIADWRALHPELDDGGLEQLLSVDDQQVSELRQRLQHNEKAIEQAKVLLQERDKRLTTHQAQHNGNLDAEQLATALTTLQSQFAASEHRSAELRAEQAEDQRRQNANQALAQQIADAYTEYQRWARLNALIGSASGDTFRKIAQAYNLDLLVHHANVQLRQLVRRYRLKRGGSMLGLLVMDTEMGDELRSVHSLSGGETFLVSLALALGLASMASSTLKIESLFIDEGFGSLDPESLQLAMDALDGLQAQGRKVAVISHVQEMHERIPVQIQVHRQGNGLSTLEVK from the coding sequence ATGAAAATTCTCGCGATCCGCCTGAAAAACCTCGCCTCGTTGGCCGGGCCGTTTGAAATCGATTTCACCGCCGAACCCTTGGCCAGCGCCGGTTTGTTCGCGATCACCGGGCCGACCGGCGCCGGCAAAAGCACCTTGCTCGATGCCTTGTGCCTGGCGCTGTTCGGCGCCGTGCCTCGACTGAGCAACGCTCAAGTGTCGGCCAAAGCGCCGGACGCCGATGGCGAGATCAGCACCGGCGACCCTCGCACGCTGCTGCGTCGCGGCACCGGTGAAGGCTATGCCGAAGTCGATTTCGTCGGCATCGATGGCCGCCGCTACCGTGCTCGCTGGGAAGCCAATCGCGCCCGGGAGAAGGCTGGCGGCAAGCTGCAACACAGCCGTCAGAGCTTGCGCGACATCGACCTGGATCAGTTGCTGGCCAGTCAGAAAGTTGAATTCAAAATCCAGCTCGAAACCGTCCTCGGCCTGAACTTCGAGCAGTTCACCCGCGCTGTGTTACTGGCACAAAGTGAGTTCAGTGCGTTCCTCAAGGCCAACGACAACGAGCGCAGCGAACTGCTGGAAAAACTCACCGACACCGCGCTCTACACGCGCCTGGGTCGTCGCGCGTTCGACAAGACCAAAGAAGCCCGCGAAACCCACAAGCTGTTGCAGGATCAGGCCACCGGCGTCACACCGCTGTCGCCCGAAGCCCGTGCAGAACTGGATGAACGCTTCAATGAGGCGCAGCAGCAACTCAAGTCCCAGCAAGCGCAACTCAAGCAACTAGAGCTGCAACACACGTGGTTGAAAGAGCTACGCCAGTTGCAGGACGAGCAGCTCAGCGCCACCGAACAACTGACCAGCGCCCAGCAGGATTGGCAAAGCCTGGCCGGCGAACGCTTGAAGCTGACGCGTCTGGAACACCTGGCGCCCCAACGGCACCAGTTCGCCCGTCAGACCGAACTCAGCGCCCGGCTCACGCCGCTGGCAGAGCAGATTCAGCAGCACACCCGGCAAGAACAGGAACTGCAGACGCGTCAGACGCAACTCGAACACAGCCTGAGCGAGGCGCAAACGGCGCTGGTCGAGGCGCAAAGCCAACACACGTCAAGCGCGCCACTGCTGCGTCAGGCCTTTGAGGCGCAAAGCACCCTCGCCCGCCTGATCAAGGACACCGGCCTCAGTGCCGACCTCAAGCAACAAGCGGAACTGGCCTGCTCTGAAGGCCAACAGACGATTCAAGGTTTGCTCGATCAGCAGAATCGGGTTGCCGAGCGCCTGCAACGGATTGCCGCCGAGCTTGAGCAAAGCACTCATCTTGCGCCGCTCAGCGACGCCTGGAACGCCTACCGCGACCGCCTGCAGCAGTTGATGCTGATCGGCAATCGCCTGAACAAGGGTCAGGCCGAACTGGCGTCTCTGGAACAGAACGCTACCCGTGCCGCCGAAGAATGGGCCGCGCAAAAACAGAATCTGGAAGTGCTCTACAAAGAGGCCGGTGCCGAGCCGGAAGCGGTGGCCGAACAGATCCAGTTGCTGGGTAATCTGTTGCAAGACAATCGCAAGCAACTGCGCAGCTTTGAGGAACTGACGCGTCTATGGGCCAGCCAGCAGGAGCTGGACAAACGCATCTCCGAACTGCAACAACGCCAGACCGTTGCCCAACAGGAACGTGACCGTCTGACCCAGGACGGGGTGAAAACCAAAAACGAATTGACCGTCGCTGAACAGACCCTGACGGTGACCCGCGAACTGCTGGAACGTCAGCGCTTGGCTCGCAGCGCCAGCGTCGAAGAACTGCGCGAGCAGTTGCAGGATGATCAGCCGTGCCCGGTCTGCGGCAGCCCGGACCATCCTTACCATCAGCCCGAAGCGCTGCTGCAAAGCCTCGGCCGCCATGATGAAAGCGAACAGGCCAACGCGCAGAAAGCGGTGGATTTGCTCAAGGAAAAACTCACTGACCTGCGTACCGAAGTCGGCGGTGTGATCGCGCAACAGAAGGAATTGCTGCAACAGCAGGAACAACTGGTCGCTCAGCAGCAAAGCCTGACACCGAGCCTCGATGCGCATCCGTTATCCGCGCAGCTTTTCACTCAGGACAGCGCCAAACGCGATGCCTGGCTGAACCAGCAAAACAGCCAGCTGAACCAAAGCATCACCCAGGACGAACAGCGGCAAACCGCCCTACTCACCCTGCAACAGGATGCGGCGCGGCTGCAACAGCAACTGCGCAGCGCCGAAACCGCGAGCCTGCAGGCGACCCAGCATCTGGCCAACCAGCAACGCGAGCTGAACAACGACCGCCAGCGTCTGGACGAAGAACTGACCGCATTCAGCACCCTGCTCCCGGCCGACACACTGGACGCCTTGCGCAACGAGCCTGCCGCGACCTTCATGCAACTCGACCGACAGATCGCCCAGCGCCTGGAACAACTCGACCAGCAACGGGATGAACTCAGCGAACAGCAGCAACGCCAGCAGACGCTGGAAAAGGAACAGGTTCGTCAACTGACCCGCGTCCAGCAGCTGGAGGCGGCTCAGCAGCAGTTCGCCACCCTCGCCGAGCAGCAACAGGCTTGCCAGCAACAACTGACGCATCTGCTCGGTTCACACAGCAGCGCTGATCAGTGGCAGCAGCAACTGAATCAGGCTGTCGAACAGGCGCGCAACGCCGAAACGGCTGCGAATCAGGAACTGCAATCGGTACGTACGCGGCTGGTGCAACTGGCCGCGGAACTGAAAGCGCAGCAAGACCGCCTGATCGCCCTGGAAACCGAAAACCACGAACTGAATACGAAGATCGCCGACTGGCGCGCCTTGCATCCGGAACTGGATGACGGCGGTCTGGAACAGTTGCTCAGCGTCGACGACCAGCAGGTCAGCGAATTGCGCCAACGGTTGCAGCACAACGAAAAAGCCATCGAACAAGCCAAAGTGTTGTTGCAGGAGCGGGACAAGCGCCTGACCACTCACCAGGCACAGCACAACGGCAATCTCGATGCCGAGCAACTGGCTACCGCCCTGACCACACTGCAAAGCCAGTTTGCCGCCAGCGAGCACCGCAGCGCCGAACTGCGCGCCGAACAGGCCGAGGATCAGCGCCGGCAAAACGCCAATCAGGCGTTGGCCCAACAGATCGCCGACGCCTACACCGAGTACCAGCGCTGGGCGCGTCTGAATGCGTTGATCGGTTCCGCCAGCGGCGACACCTTCCGCAAGATCGCCCAGGCCTACAACCTCGACCTGCTGGTGCATCACGCCAACGTACAGCTACGGCAACTGGTGCGGCGCTATCGCTTGAAACGCGGCGGCAGCATGCTCGGGTTGCTGGTGATGGACACCGAGATGGGCGACGAACTGCGCTCGGTGCATTCGTTGTCCGGCGGCGAAACCTTCCTCGTCTCCCTGGCGCTGGCATTGGGTCTGGCGTCGATGGCGTCGAGCACATTGAAAATCGAATCGCTGTTTATCGACGAAGGCTTCGGCAGTCTCGATCCGGAATCCCTGCAACTGGCCATGGATGCCCTCGACGGTTTGCAGGCTCAGGGTCGCAAGGTCGCGGTGATTTCCCACGTACAGGAAATGCACGAACGGATACCGGTGCAGATCCAGGTCCACCGCCAGGGCAACGGTTTGAGTACGCTGGAGGTGAAATGA
- a CDS encoding exonuclease SbcCD subunit D C-terminal domain-containing protein — protein MRLFHTSDWHLGQNLHGQDRDFEHGCFLEWLLRQLKLDQPDVLLIAGDIFDTVNPPVKAQERLYDFIVSAHEQQPKLTIVMIAGNHDSGSRIELPAPLMRRLRTHALGRVLWLDDGQLDAERLLLPLPDAKGKTVAWCLALPFLRPAEVTGAHLGHNYLRGIGQVHEWLIEAANAKRKKGQALIAISHAHMAGGSVSEDSERSLIIGNAEALPASLFGPSISYVALGHLHKPQKVNGEERIRYSGSPIPLSFSEIGYQHQILDIQLDGETLVSVEPKLIPRAVNLQRIGPAPLAEILLLLADLPNIDLLADIQRQPWLEVRVRLDEPQPDLRHQVETALQGKAVRLVRIAAEYAGNGNRDGVDDGTTLIELDQLTPQELFSRAWQDNYGSEVDEQTLKDFAELLQDVQMESEQP, from the coding sequence TTGCGTTTGTTTCACACCTCCGACTGGCACCTTGGGCAGAACCTGCACGGCCAGGATCGCGATTTCGAGCACGGTTGTTTCCTCGAGTGGCTGTTGCGACAGTTGAAACTGGACCAGCCCGATGTGCTGCTGATCGCCGGCGATATCTTCGACACGGTCAATCCACCGGTCAAAGCCCAGGAACGCCTCTACGACTTCATCGTCAGCGCCCACGAACAACAACCGAAGCTGACCATCGTGATGATCGCCGGCAACCACGATTCCGGTTCGCGCATCGAACTGCCCGCGCCGCTGATGCGCCGGTTGCGCACCCATGCATTAGGTCGCGTGCTGTGGCTGGATGACGGGCAGCTCGACGCCGAGCGTTTGCTGCTGCCACTGCCGGACGCCAAGGGCAAGACCGTCGCCTGGTGCCTGGCGCTGCCCTTCCTGCGCCCTGCCGAGGTCACCGGCGCGCACTTGGGTCACAACTACCTGCGCGGGATCGGCCAGGTTCACGAATGGCTGATCGAAGCGGCCAACGCCAAGCGCAAGAAGGGCCAGGCGCTGATTGCCATCAGTCATGCGCACATGGCGGGCGGTTCGGTGTCGGAAGACTCCGAGCGCAGCCTGATCATCGGCAACGCCGAAGCGCTGCCCGCCAGCCTGTTCGGCCCGAGCATCAGCTATGTCGCTCTCGGCCACTTGCACAAGCCGCAGAAGGTCAACGGTGAAGAGCGCATTCGCTACAGCGGCTCGCCGATTCCATTGTCGTTCTCCGAAATCGGTTATCAGCATCAGATTCTCGACATCCAGCTCGACGGCGAAACCCTGGTCAGCGTGGAGCCGAAACTGATTCCCCGCGCCGTGAACCTGCAACGCATCGGCCCCGCGCCATTGGCTGAAATCCTCCTGCTACTGGCCGACCTGCCGAACATTGATCTGCTGGCGGATATTCAGCGTCAGCCGTGGCTGGAAGTCCGGGTTCGCCTCGACGAACCGCAACCCGACTTGCGCCACCAGGTTGAAACCGCCCTGCAAGGCAAAGCCGTGCGCCTGGTGCGCATCGCCGCTGAATACGCCGGCAACGGCAACCGCGATGGCGTCGATGACGGCACGACCTTGATCGAACTGGACCAACTCACCCCTCAGGAACTGTTCAGCCGCGCCTGGCAGGACAACTACGGCAGCGAGGTCGACGAGCAAACGCTCAAGGACTTTGCCGAGCTGTTGCAGGACGTGCAGATGGAGAGCGAACAGCCATGA